Proteins encoded in a region of the Benincasa hispida cultivar B227 chromosome 2, ASM972705v1, whole genome shotgun sequence genome:
- the LOC120071910 gene encoding mini zinc finger protein 3 — translation MKKRLVVVKKSDGSSGRRNHNRSSSGSVVRYAECQKNHAAKLGGFAVDGCREFMARGEDGTEEALNCAACGCHRNFHRREVDAEVVFEYSPPNSN, via the coding sequence ATGAAGAAAAGGCTGGTGGTGGTGAAGAAGAGTGATGGCTCTAGCGGCCGACGAAACCATAACCGGTCCAGTTCTGGATCGGTGGTACGCTACGCCGAGTGCCAGAAGAATCATGCGGCAAAGCTCGGGGGGTTTGCGGTGGACGGTTGCCGGGAGTTCATGGCCAGAGGAGAGGATGGGACTGAGGAGGCTCTCAATTGTGCTGCTTGTGGTTGCCATAGGAATTTTCATAGAAGGGAGGTGGATGCTGAAGTTGTTTTTGAGTATTCTCCTCCAAACTCCAATTAA